A stretch of the Eretmochelys imbricata isolate rEreImb1 chromosome 15, rEreImb1.hap1, whole genome shotgun sequence genome encodes the following:
- the LOC144275749 gene encoding D-dopachrome decarboxylase-like: protein MPFLELETSLPAAQLPQGLAGKLCAAAAAILSKPEERINVTVKSDLSMVVGGSAAPCAQLFVSSIAVVGTAEQNRGHSAKFFEFLTKELGLGADRIVIRFYPLEPWQIGKKGTVMTFL, encoded by the exons ATGCCGTTCCTGGAGCTGGAGACCAGCCTCCCGGCCGCTCAGCTGCCCCAGGGCTTAGCCGGCAAGCTGTGCGCGGCCGCTGCGGCTATCCTGAGCAAGCCCGAGGAG AGGATAAACGTCACGGTGAAGAGCGACTTGTCCATGGTGGTTGGAGGCTCCGCAGCGCCCTGCGCTCAGCTGTTCGTCTCATCCATTGCAGTGGTGGGAACTGCGGAGCAGAACAGAGGGCACAGTGCCAAGTTCTTTGAGTTCCTTACCAAGGAGCTGGGGCTCGGTGCAGACAG GATTGTTATCCGTTTTTATCCACTGGAACCTTGGCAGATTGGCAAGAAAGGAACTGTCATGACTTTCTTATGA